Genomic segment of Panicum virgatum strain AP13 chromosome 2K, P.virgatum_v5, whole genome shotgun sequence:
AACAATGCTTCAGTAAAGAGGCTGTCACACCATAACACCAGGAAACATATGCCAGTACAAATAAGATCTTAAACTGCACCACAACTAGACTGAAAAATTCACAAATGCATacgtacaacaacaacaacaacaacaacaacaacaacatagccttttttcccaagcaagttggggtaggctagagatgaaacccgaaagaaataagttcaaggttcaggcacattgatagctagtctccaagcgctcctatccaaagctatctctttagaaatattccaatccttaaggtctctcttaaccgactcatcccacgtcagtttaggtctacctctacccctctttacaaaTGCATCACAAATGCATATGTATCcagtaaataaattttatattGTAATAACTGATTTTTAAACATAAGTTAAGCCCATAAACCAATGACAAAATATGCCTAAACGAATTGTACTCCCAACATGTTCTCCATATAACTGTATGTATCAAGCTTCATCAAGATTAGGTTCATGAGATTAGCAGGCTAACTTTTAAGTTCACGCTAGTTCAGAAGGGGCCATAACATTTTAATTTGTTGATGTGATGCTTGCAATAGGGGTTCAAAGTTTGTAGGTGACATGTTCCTCCAGTCTCGTGTGAAGGACTCTTGGTACAAAATATGATACAGTTTCCATTTATGAAATAAGAAAAGTAAATCTTACTAAATCTTACTACCAAAGCGAAGAATAAGTGCATCTGACTAATATTTTTCTCCATTTCACTGATATACTGCATATTATAGAAACTTTTAGCACAGAGTGCATATTATGATAACTATGGACTACCATAAAAATTGTTAATGCCATCATATACGAAGCGATCCAAACGAAAAACAAGCATATATCTAATAGATAAATGGGAATATTTTTTCAGATAATAATTCAGAAGTAGTCACCGAAACAAGTAACATAGATTAATCAAATGCTATGTTTTACCctagataaaataaaaatggCCTCACAGCCAGATATCATAGGATGAAGTCCTTTGTTGCCATTGCAATTTCTCAAAATCCCTTATGGATTGCAAATTTTTGCAATGGCAAATAAGGAATTCCGCCACTGATTTAAATCAGCAATATATGCATGACACCCTAGTTATAACTGAAAACTTGCACAGTAAGATGAAAAACTTTCTAAAACATGTCAAGTGCTCAGTGGCACGCATAATGTACAGTGAAGCTTACTAATGAAAGCATAGGTGATTTTACAAGTAGGAAACATGAGATACATACGTTCAATGTTTTGCCTGACACGTTCACGCCTTGCCTCCAGCTCAGCCAATTCCTAAATGAGTAGATGGTGCGGCCACACATCAGCGTCAGATGCAATGGTCAATTTGCTCTCCTCGCATAGTTTGAATTAGAAGAATAAAAGCACAAATTGAAGAACAGTGCATGGTGTCACGCTCTCTTGTTCCTACCTCTGGTGTTGGAGCTTTCTTCCTTTGGCCATTCAACCAGCAAATCCACTCGACTACAATCACGACTTAGCTATGAGATGCTGTGTACACACTGACTCAACGATAGAATTTAGAATCAAGGACACAATCCATACATGCCTGCAAAAACGTAGTGGCATACCAGTTAATTGGGAATTTTCAGCCACACCAGAAAATCCTCACCGGACTAATGGAGCAGGAGGGGAGAGGTAGGTAACCTGGAACGGTGGTCGAGTCCTGGTCGGCGCCCTTGAACTCCATCCACCGCCTCTCCTTCACTGTTCCCGCCGTCGAGAATGACacgaagaagcagcagcaacagcaacagcaccgAGATTTACTTAGCCAGCATTCAAATGCCCTCAGGGGAGATCAAGAGTGGGGAAACTAGAAGCAAATCCGTGCCAGAAGAGGGGGAGGACGGGGACACGTACTGGCGCCGTCGACCTCCTCGACGCGGGTGAAGTAGCGGTTGCCGGCCTTGTCGACGCCGACCTGCGTCCGCGACTGGAACATCCCCAGCAACCGCGACACCAGCCGCTTCGACATCGCCGCTTCCGACTCTGCTTAGCGCCTGCTCGCTGGAACAGGTCACCGCTTCCCCCTCTTCGCCGCCTGCGGTTCGCCGGAACCGGTCCCCACCGCCCCCTCCTCTGGCCGCCGGCCTGCGTATAAGTATGACTGACCCACAGACAGCCCACGAGGCCACGACAACAGCGTCGCTCAGCTGTGGGTAAAAATTTCAGACTGGGCCAaatttagggcctgtttggtttttagggactaaaatttagtcccaTCACATCAACAAAAtcttagagtattaaataaaatctatttataaaatttttccacagatgagtgctaattcgtgagacgaatttaatgaatctgattaattcatgatttgtaacagtgatgctatagtaaccattcgctaattatagATTGATATAcgttattagatttgtctcgtagttcAGTTCCGgagttctgcaattagttttgtaataaaattttatttaatatttttaaatagaaatatttttttaacatgacagggactaaagtttagtcttTAGATCCAAACACCACCCGAGCCGCCATTCCAGGATGAGTTCCCGGATGGTGAGGCGTCGGATGGATCGTGCCATGGAGATTCTGCGGTTCTACCGCTGCAGCATCGAATCCAAGCCGCGCATTCTTCCTCTCGGTCCCTTAATAGAGTTATCTTTGCCATAAAATGCTTGATGAGGTAGTTTTCTTGAGCAGGTCCCGTGAAATAGTTTAGTGACTTAGAGTATCTTCAACAGTATTTAAAAGATAGTTTTTCTAaactttttttacaaaaatatatcttTCATAAAGATCCTAGCATTTTACATGTGACCACAACAGTTATGGTTTCTCCGGAGATGGGGAATGCAAGGAACGTAACAACACACCCTACGAGAGCAGGGTTTCGCCCTCATAACAAGAGTGGTACCACATCACATGGAAGAGAAGAAAATTAAGACCTATGGATACAAATCCCCTTAGAAAGCGCCTTAAAGTCTTTACGCTATGTCTCATAGCAAGCGTAAAATGCTCGTATGACGTCTTCGCTTTTGTTTCGGGCACACGTGTAGAGTCTAGGCGgccacacccacacccacacccaccTGACCGGCTGACCCGCACGGCGGCTgggccgcaccgcaccgcacgcaAGTTGGTCGTCTCGTCTCGTCTGGTTTCTTCAGTTCACCCAACGGGTCACCACCGCCCCAGATCCAAACCCACCTTTAGCACGAGCCGAGGAGGAGATCGAGATGGAGCTGGAGGCGGGGGTGggcgcgccgtcgccggcgaggta
This window contains:
- the LOC120695754 gene encoding NADH dehydrogenase [ubiquinone] 1 alpha subcomplex assembly factor 2-like isoform X4, which codes for MSKRLVSRLLGMFQSRTQVGVDKAGNRYFTRVEEVDGAMKERRWMEFKGADQDSTTVPVEWICWLNGQRKKAPTPEELAELEARRERVRQNIELIKKKEEDERKAGVRPVKKIGKSESPNLQSFMKQQFPGTLDQQKGPEEVPRPKDATDTEDSTTDTDRSSEPTGTGATFKPGTWQPPT
- the LOC120695754 gene encoding NADH dehydrogenase [ubiquinone] 1 alpha subcomplex assembly factor 2-like isoform X5 translates to MSKRLVSRLLGMFQSRTQVGVDKAGNRYFTRVEEVDGAMKERRWMEFKGADQDSTTVPVEWICWLNGQRKKAPTPEELAELEARRERVRQNIELIKKKEEDERKAGVRPVKKIGKSESPNLQSFMKQQFPGPEEVPRPKDATDTEDSTTDTDRSSEPTGTGATFKPGTWQPPT